GATGGCGACGAGTCGGCCGTGTCGAGGGTGTACGACGCGACCGTCATCGGGGAGCCGCAGGCGGTGAGGAGGGAGGCCAAGGGCCGGGTGTGGGACAAGCTGGCGGCCGCCAGGGTCGTCTACCTCGGCGAGGCCGAGCTCGTGCCCGACCCCGACGACCGCGTCCTCGAGCTCGAGATCGTCACCAAGCTCGCCGCCCGCTGCGCCGACGCCGAGAGGCGCATGTCCCTCGCGCTCGAGGCATTCCCCTGCGACCTCCAGCAGCAGCTAGACGACTTCATGAGCGGAAGGTGCGCTACACCCCCCCTATACAATTTTAATCAAAGTTATCCGGAGAATTGCTCCCGATAAGAACATGGTTCACCTGTTCTGCCTGCTTGACGCTTGTTGGACATTACGGGCTCATGTTATGGTTCATTGACGTCTCATTGTCTGAGCAGGTTAGTGTGCTCGTAGTATTGAACTCTGATCTCTCTAATTTTCCGTCATTGGAACCTACCTGTTGGCATAATCTGCCACTAGCAAGCCGTGTGATAAGATTGTAAGTATCAGGCCTGAACAACAGTGCTTGAGATCAGTTTGGGTAACACATAGAGCTTGGGACCACCAGAGTCATAGACTGATAGACCTTATTCAAACTCTGGTGCTTGttctttctttcaaaaaaaaaaaaactctggTGCTTGAGATCAGCTTGGGTAACACATAGAGCTTGGGATTTCTCTATCTTTGCTTGGAGCGCCGAGTAGTGACGTGGAGCTGTGGACATGTCTGTACCTTTTTTATTTGTTGTGGGACATGCAATGCATTAAATAACTACCGGAATATCATCGTTAGCCCTTCTACCTGGCTACTGTGTTCCATTTAATCTGTATTTTGTTCACAATGTTTATTTTGAACAGATGAAGTATACTTCTATTTTGGGCCTGAGATGAAATATACTTGGTGTCCACTTAATAGATGAATAGGCTATGTCCTTTTCTCCTTAATACCTTATCGTTATTATAAGAATGATGGAAGTTATATGAGTTACATCTCTGTTTCTAATTAACAGTGCAGTTACCGCAGTATTTCTATCACAATTAACGTTATAGGATTTCAATGCTGATGGAGCATAGTTGAAGTAGTAACATTGATCTCATCTTCATGAGAAAAATCTATTATCCAGAAATGAAATGCATTCTTGAGTGAGACCTCGCTTCATTTTTTGTGACATTTTAGAAGCTTATGCTTTATGTAGGATTGATGGCAGCATCCTGAAGTTGTACACGTCGCACTGGCCATCAGAGCGCTGGCAGGAGTATGAACCTCTTCTAAATTTCTGTCGTGATAATGGAATTAAGCTTGTTGCTAGTGGAACCCCACTGCAGGTGATTGATAGCTTCTATATTCTGTTCACTGTATTCAACACTTCGCAGGAACTTCTAACATTTTATTACCAATACCATTGTGCACCAGTGATTCAAATTCTTCTAATTTCCTACACCTGCAAAGTTTTTTCCTTGATGCCTATGTGTTAATCTTATATCCATACTTGATTGCAGTTGTTTTGCCACATCCTATGAAACAGTTTTTTCTGTAGCTTGCCGCACAACTGCTTTAGCAGGCATGGGCGCCATTGAGTACCTAGACAACTCGGCATAAATTATTGAATGAGTCTAATTCTGAAAACCATGATACAACTTGCATACTGTTATGTTGTGCATACTTTTTAACCTATGAATATGAGTAGAATTTAACGTTCCCTTATTGAGTAGGTGAAAAGAACTGTCCAGGCAGAGGGGATTGGAGGCCTTTCGAAAGCAGAAAGAAAGGAATATGCTCCTCCAGCAGGCTCTGGCTTCATTTCTGGTTTTAGGTCTGGCCGGTCGTTCATAGAGAATATTACATCAACTCGTGACTCTCCTTTTGGTCCGAATTCATATTTATCAGCACAGGCAAGAGTAGTTGATGATTATACCATGTCTCAGATAGTTATGAAAGAACTTAATGGTAGAGATCCTCCAGGGCTGCTAATTGTTGTGGCGGGTGCAAGCCATCTTATATATGGGTCACGAGGAACTGGTGTTCCTGCCAGAGTATCTAAAAAGTTGCCGAAGAAAGGCCAAGTTGTGGTACTACTTGATCCTGAAAGACAGAGTATAAGGAGGGAAGGTCAAATCCCAGTTGCTGACTTCTTATGGTATTCAGCGGCTAAAACTTGCACCAGAAATTGCTTTGACCGTGCTGAAATTGCTAGAGTTATGAATGCTGCTGGCAGGAGGCCTGAAGCTTTACCCCAGGTATTTAATGAAAGCAGCCACGGTCAGATCTCTGTTAGTAAAAAAAACTTCTGTAGCCAAAACATTTCCTTATCGTCGCAGAATTGGATTTTATATAGTTTGGCTAATGGAACTCTTTCACTGAACTATTGCAGGATCTTCAGAAAGGAATAGATCTTGGAGTTGTTTCTCCTGAGATATTGCAGAACTTCTTTGACCTCGACAAAAACCCTGTTATGACTGAGCTAATTCACCGATTCCAAGTAAGAAAATATTTCGTTAATTCTGTTTTGCTCATTGGTCCTTTCCACCTATATATCTTGTTAATTTATCTGATTGGTGTTTCTGGAAATCCTCTTTGAGACTTTGGAACACATGCTGTTCTTGATTTCAAAACAGAATAACTATTGTATAAGACTCCATTATATAAAaattcattcaagccaatcaactgTTGCAGGGTTTCCGGGAAAGATTGCTCGCAGACCCAAAATTCCTCCAAAGATTAGCAATTGAAGAGGCTATATCAATTTCAACCACTCTACTAGCACAGTATGAAAGACGGAAAGGGCGATTTTTTGAGGAAATTGACTATGTCCTCACCGATACTATTAGAGGGTCTGTCGTCGATTTTTTTACAGTGTGGCTACCTGCTCCAACTATTTCAGTGCTTTCTTTTACTGATAATGATTCTGGTCAGAGCTTGGGCTTTGTCAGAGGCCTTTTGGGATCATTGCCAGATAACGCGTTCCAAAAGAATACCTTTGGTCAGAACTGGAATATGAACCAGAGGGTTGCCGCAGTAATAGTTGGTGGTTTGAAACTTGCTGGTGTGGGGTTTATTTCTAGTGTTGGGGCTGGAGTTTCCTCAGATCTCCTGTATGCTGCTCGAGGAGTGCTGAAACCTTCTGTGAGTGTGGGAGCAGGGCGAAAGAGAGCTCCTGTTTTGAAGTCGGCAGCTGTTTATAGTTGCTTTCTTGGAACATCAGCAAATTTGCGGTATCAGGTAAGTTGTTGGAGTAACTTAGTTGCTTTCAGTTGAAAGGTCTAGGTTATGTTTTGTTGTGGAAGTATGAAACCTCTACCTCAAACTTACAGCTTTCTGCCTGAGTGATACCCGAGGTCTGTAACTAATCATCATTAACCCTAATTAGTTATATTGATCTTTTGAGTTGCACAAGTAACTATAGTTCCTGGCAGTTGGTTATTGTTGAGATGTACTGCTTATACATAACCTTCTTTGTGTTTAAGTCTTGGTATGGGAAATTGACACATTCTTGCTTATTTGCAATCACTCAATCAGTGCTCCAGAATCTGTAATATATGCAATATATTTTGGTATATTGGCATGTTCCGCTGTATGTAAACTAAACCCAAAACAAGACTTTCTGCATTTAAACGAGTCCCAATGGACCTACTGCCAGCTTATTTGTTCTAGGACAATTTATCTAATTTTGTACTATGTTTATTTATGTTGAAGATCATTGCTGGCTTATTGGAGCATCGACTGGGAGAGAGCCTGGCAACTCAGTATAATCAGCCACTTCTTGCTGGTCTCTTGTCCTTTGTAGCAAGGACAGCCAACTCATACTTGGGAACACAGGTTGGGCACCATCATTGCTTTGGGGTCAATTAGCATGTAAACATTCTTTCAGTCCCTAAGGGCATCACAGACAATTTATGCCAAATTTGCAGTTTCACAGTTGTCTCAACTAAACAACTTGCAACTTTTCCACAGTTCTCAGCTCACAGCTCACACTTCACAGCTGCTCTTTTGAAATCCACAgctcaaccaaacacaccctaagatTTGTGGTGCTGGTAGCATACTGTAGTCTCAAACTGTTTACCCTAAGCAAACAGAACACTAAAGAGTAAGCAAACATAAATATTTCATTAGAAGGAGAAGGGTGTGGTTAGCTCATATTGTTGTGAGGAAATCATCAACCGTTCATTACATTTCATACTTATTATCGGATTGTAGGAAGTAATCTGCATACCTTTTGGATTTTCCAAGCAAGCGATATGTTTATTAAAAAAGGTCCCTAACACTAGCACATGCTGGTACTTCTGCCTTTCTCCCTCCTCACTTACTACTATGTTTGCTGCAGCAATGGGTTGATCTTGCTCGGTACACTGGAATACAGAAGATTCAGGAACAGCTTCCTTCTGATGAGGTCACCGCGCCACCTGAAACATCCCAGTTAGAGGACGGTAGAACCGATGTACAGAACCCGGatgagagcagcagcagcagcagcaatgcgGACCGATCGAGTGATCCGACCAAGTGATTTGGTCGCTTTCCGTGGGCTTCAAAGTCCACAACCATATATGTATATAGGTTCAAGACAGCGAAAGGAATCTTGTTGCTACGATGCTGAGCCTCTCACTCTTTGATCGGCCAGGATGGACTATTCATACAAGAAAAAACAATAAATTACTGCAGTTAGccattttttctagggtaaatatACTCTTGTAGATTGtactttgtactccctctgtaaagaaatataagagcatttaaatcactattttagtagtctaaacgcttttatatttctttacaatgggaatacatatgTAAGGAGAAGACGATGAGTGTCTAGTGGATTAATTGGCATCAGCAATTACGGGTTTTGAGTTGTATACTTATATACATTTACGGGTTTGGCATAGGCCTCTACCTGTTACACTCAAATCTTTCTGCCTGCTATAAAGCCAGCTTCCCTCGTAATCGTCCAGAGAGACGGCAGGTAAGCAAGTTCGTTCTGGCACCATCAGCTAAGCCACATTTTTTGCTGTGTTGCTGGCCACCTATATGGGTTCTGGCGAGTTCTCCCAGTGCAACCCGTGCTCCATGCACCGTGGCATGGTGACACACATGCACCCTAGGCGGTGACCTCCCGCCATCTGTCCATGGATGCCGATGTACGTGGCATCTCTTCCTAGAACTCTCCATTTCTATATATTCGAGCGCGAATGCCATATCTCCTTCCGTGGAATAAAGAAGCTGCCCACGAA
This DNA window, taken from Triticum aestivum cultivar Chinese Spring chromosome 1D, IWGSC CS RefSeq v2.1, whole genome shotgun sequence, encodes the following:
- the LOC123182355 gene encoding protein RETICULATA-RELATED 5, chloroplastic (The sequence of the model RefSeq protein was modified relative to this genomic sequence to represent the inferred CDS: added 347 bases not found in genome assembly), translating into MMAAESPATANHPADQHLETLALDSPSAASAAASTDPLLHPPPSPSPPSARAAAANGDPFVEENGEDESPPILPTPDSPVVSREPSPLSYQITVTDPKKHDEAATGAAGVIPGSGSYFSYLVTTRLADGAAEVRVRRRFRDVVALADRLAAAHRGLFVPARPDKSLVEGQVMQRHDFVSQRCTALQRYLRRLAAHPVVGRSPDLRTFLTEPGAIAAFQGEAPRHWTTTVNAAIPTVPAKAGRDLFGMFKDLKQTVVNGLVATKPPPVEEETDTEFLSHKSRLEDLQQQLTTTSQQAESLVKAQDDLRTTTAHLGMTLIKLAKFEREQATCNSERRRAGVIQHFANSVVKFSRSQAKLNSEVVQQLDTIHEYLETMISVNHAFTDRSNALQHVQSLSADLFFLHTRAGRLESVSSRGIGQEWTRYQKIEGLKETISTREGVKNQALREYESIKENNMTEIKRFDKDRRRDLIEMLKGFVVNQVSYSDHFANMWGKVAEETKGRVWDKLAAARVVYLGEAELVPDPDDRVLELEIVTKLAARCADAERRMSLALEAFPCDLQQQLDDFMSGRIDGSILKLYTSHWPSERWQEYEPLLNFCRDNGIKLVASGTPLQVKRTVQAEGIGGLSKAERKEYAPPAGSGFISGFRSGRSFIENITSTRDSPFGPNSYLSAQARVVDDYTMSQIVMKELNGRDPPGLLIVVAGASHLIYGSRGTGVPARVSKKLPKKGQVVVLLDPERQSIRREGQIPVADFLWYSAAKTCTRNCFDRAEIARVMNAAGRRPEALPQDLQKGIDLGVVSPEILQNFFDLDKNPVMTELIHRFQGFRERLLADPKFLQRLAIEEAISISTTLLAQYERRKGRFFEEIDYVLTDTIRGSVVDFFTVWLPAPTISVLSFTDNDSGQSLGFVRGLLGSLPDNAFQKNTFGQNWNMNQRVAAVIVGGLKLAGVGFISSVGAGVSSDLLYAARGVLKPSVSVGAGRKRAPVLKSAAVYSCFLGTSANLRYQIIAGLLEHRLGESLATQYNQPLLAGLLSFVARTANSYLGTQQWVDLARYTGIQKIQEQLPSDEVTAPPETSQLEDGRTDVQNPDESSSSSSNADRSSDPTK